The Niastella koreensis GR20-10 genome includes a window with the following:
- a CDS encoding sensor histidine kinase, which produces MKFFWKYVFPGLYGLAVYATIRIVNDTTTGEKFWERKWQINAIEIVLVVGYAYLFNKIVLYFVNRFNQRLRLPTASDVLKEFFILFAVSFLATNPLLFAVHFLIQSPVKWNDFAIANVVVILYVLLHYAIARGNSFIRAYIEQRLQMEKIKTDNLQTELKFLKAQYHPHFLFNALNTIYFQMDENIADAKKSIEKFSELLRYQLYDQQQTVPVSHELHYLENFIELQKARSSDKLQLRVHFDSSLNSEQVYPLLFLPLVENAFKYAGGDYQITIEASKEANLLRFAVANSVPAEAPWIKDQSRNGIGLENLKRRLELLYPGKHTFTTTKKDNTFFAAIQLQLS; this is translated from the coding sequence ATGAAGTTTTTTTGGAAATACGTGTTCCCGGGTTTGTATGGGTTGGCGGTATACGCCACCATCCGGATAGTGAATGACACCACCACGGGGGAAAAGTTCTGGGAAAGAAAATGGCAGATAAACGCCATCGAAATTGTTCTGGTGGTTGGCTATGCCTACCTGTTTAATAAGATCGTGCTGTATTTTGTAAACAGGTTCAACCAGCGCCTTCGTTTGCCGACAGCCAGCGATGTATTAAAAGAGTTTTTTATTCTTTTTGCAGTAAGCTTTCTGGCCACCAATCCCCTGTTGTTTGCCGTTCATTTCCTGATACAATCACCGGTTAAGTGGAACGATTTCGCCATTGCCAATGTGGTAGTGATCTTATACGTATTGTTGCATTACGCCATTGCACGCGGTAATAGTTTTATCAGGGCCTATATTGAGCAGCGGTTGCAAATGGAAAAAATAAAGACCGACAATTTACAAACGGAGCTCAAGTTCTTAAAAGCACAGTATCATCCGCATTTTTTATTCAATGCGCTTAACACCATCTACTTTCAAATGGATGAAAACATAGCGGATGCCAAGAAAAGCATAGAAAAATTTTCAGAGCTGTTGCGTTATCAACTATACGACCAACAGCAAACAGTTCCGGTTAGCCATGAATTACATTACCTGGAGAATTTTATAGAATTACAAAAAGCAAGAAGCTCCGACAAGTTACAACTGCGGGTACATTTTGACAGTTCCCTGAACAGCGAACAGGTGTACCCGCTGTTGTTTCTTCCGCTGGTAGAAAACGCTTTTAAATATGCAGGCGGCGATTATCAAATCACCATAGAAGCCAGCAAAGAAGCCAATCTCCTGCGGTTTGCAGTAGCCAATTCAGTACCGGCAGAAGCGCCCTGGATAAAGGACCAATCCCGCAACGGAATTGGCCTGGAAAACCTGAAACGCAGACTGGAATTATTATACCCGGGAAAACATACATTTACCACCACTAAAAAAGATAATACCTTTTTTGCAGCCATACAATTACAACTATCATGA
- a CDS encoding acyltransferase family protein has protein sequence MQPVSTASNRQAYLDWLRIASILAVFFLHSSMAYVSEWEWHLKNAQTSNLLMEFNFWLGRFRMPLLFFISGTVTYFMLKSRTTGAFIALRFRRLFIPLVFGMLVIVPPQIYMERLTQGFKGSFFHFYPSIFTTGVYPKGNMSWHHLWFIVYLFLYDILFAPLFKWIMSDSGKQRLSFFTSLANKKWIYLLMLPAIIIFTTLNRIFPETHDLIHDWCHHLYWISFLLTGFICINFPVLMDSLERNRRTSLLLAFLSIVAINYIRWNNLEPDHFFNNWHDWFIYAYRALYPFTAWAWIFTAIGYGKRYLNKKHRIQDYINQAVYPFYILHQTVIVIVVFYVMKSPDSVLSKFLFTFIISFALVTCIYHLFIKPYALTRFLFGMKPKKKEPKPAAETSETPLEKSAEILQPAVQMA, from the coding sequence TTTCTTTCTGCATTCTTCCATGGCGTACGTGTCTGAATGGGAATGGCACCTCAAGAATGCACAAACCAGCAACCTGCTGATGGAATTTAATTTCTGGCTGGGCAGGTTCAGAATGCCACTGTTGTTTTTTATTTCAGGAACCGTTACCTATTTTATGTTAAAAAGCAGGACCACCGGTGCTTTTATCGCACTCCGGTTCCGGCGGTTATTTATTCCGCTGGTATTTGGAATGCTGGTGATTGTTCCCCCGCAGATCTATATGGAACGGCTGACCCAGGGCTTTAAAGGGAGTTTTTTCCACTTCTACCCCAGTATATTTACCACGGGCGTTTATCCAAAAGGAAATATGAGCTGGCATCACCTGTGGTTTATCGTTTACCTGTTTTTATATGACATTTTGTTCGCGCCTTTGTTCAAATGGATCATGAGCGACAGCGGCAAACAACGATTGTCGTTTTTCACCAGCCTGGCCAATAAAAAATGGATTTATCTGCTGATGCTGCCCGCTATTATTATTTTCACCACCCTGAACCGGATATTCCCCGAAACGCACGACCTTATACACGACTGGTGCCACCACCTGTACTGGATCTCGTTTTTACTCACCGGTTTTATCTGCATCAATTTCCCGGTGTTAATGGACAGCCTGGAAAGAAACCGCCGTACCTCCCTGCTGCTGGCCTTCCTGAGCATTGTTGCTATTAACTATATCCGTTGGAACAACCTGGAACCGGATCACTTTTTTAACAACTGGCACGATTGGTTTATATATGCATACAGAGCTTTATACCCCTTCACAGCCTGGGCATGGATCTTCACCGCTATTGGCTATGGTAAACGTTACCTGAACAAGAAACACCGTATCCAGGATTATATTAACCAGGCTGTATATCCGTTTTATATTTTACATCAAACGGTTATTGTGATTGTGGTATTTTATGTTATGAAGTCACCTGATTCGGTATTAAGCAAGTTCCTGTTCACCTTTATCATTTCCTTTGCACTGGTAACCTGCATTTATCATTTGTTTATAAAACCCTACGCCCTTACGCGGTTTTTGTTTGGTATGAAACCCAAAAAGAAAGAACCGAAGCCAGCGGCTGAAACAAGCGAAACTCCATTGGAGAAATCAGCAGAAATACTACAACCGGCCGTTCAAATGGCGTAA